A genome region from Anaerolineae bacterium includes the following:
- a CDS encoding VanZ family protein, with protein sequence MIDNGSLSWASRRLRDIIPLIFWMAIIFLLSAQPVLLEFQNEASEKIFNKLAHVLVYAVLAWLWWRALSAKRQTTWPVLFTALALAILYGISDEYHQSFVPGRHARVSDVLFDTSGALAMILLIRAAERRQHKWPVLANLISI encoded by the coding sequence ATGATTGATAACGGCTCATTGAGTTGGGCGTCACGCCGGTTACGCGATATAATTCCTCTCATTTTTTGGATGGCGATCATTTTTTTGCTTTCGGCCCAACCGGTTTTGCTTGAGTTCCAAAATGAGGCGTCTGAAAAAATTTTCAACAAGTTGGCCCACGTGCTTGTTTATGCCGTTTTGGCCTGGTTGTGGTGGCGAGCCTTGAGCGCCAAACGCCAAACCACCTGGCCGGTTCTTTTTACCGCTCTGGCCCTGGCCATTTTGTACGGCATTTCTGATGAATATCACCAGTCGTTTGTGCCGGGGCGACACGCCAGGGTGTCGGACGTGCTGTTTGATACCAGCGGCGCTTTGGCCATGATTTTACTCATTCGCGCCGCAGAACGGCGGCAACATAAGTGGCCAGTATTGGCTAACCTTATTTCTATATAA